The Streptomyces sp. NBC_00440 genome contains a region encoding:
- a CDS encoding DUF742 domain-containing protein, whose protein sequence is MTPPPASHDPYGVLHDASYDSEGDQPLVRPYAMTGGRTRPRYQLAIEALVSTTADPVHLAGLLPEHQRICHLCREVKSVAEVSALLSMPLGVARILVADLAEAGMVAIHQPGNGEAGGTPDVTLLERVLSGLRKL, encoded by the coding sequence ATGACCCCGCCCCCCGCCTCTCACGATCCGTACGGCGTGCTGCACGACGCGTCGTACGACAGTGAGGGCGACCAGCCGCTGGTACGTCCGTACGCCATGACCGGCGGCCGGACCCGGCCCCGCTACCAGCTCGCCATCGAGGCGCTGGTCAGCACCACGGCCGACCCGGTGCACCTCGCGGGCCTGCTCCCCGAGCACCAGCGGATCTGCCATCTGTGCCGTGAGGTCAAGTCGGTGGCCGAGGTGTCGGCGCTGCTCTCGATGCCTCTTGGGGTGGCGCGGATCCTCGTGGCCGACCTGGCGGAGGCCGGCATGGTGGCCATCCACCAGCCGGGCAACGGAGAGGCCGGCGGCACGCCGGACGTGACACTGCTCGAAAGGGTGCTCAGTGGACTTCGCAAGCTCTAG
- a CDS encoding roadblock/LC7 domain-containing protein, whose product MSQAAQNLNWLITNFVDNTPGVSHTVVVSADGLLLAMSEGFPRDRADQLAAVASGLTSLTAGASRIFEGGHVNQTVVEMERGFLFIMSVSDGSSLAVLAHPEADIGLVGYEMALLVDRAGSVLTPDLRAELQGSLLN is encoded by the coding sequence ATGAGCCAGGCGGCGCAGAACCTGAACTGGTTGATCACCAACTTCGTGGACAACACCCCCGGGGTGTCCCACACCGTGGTGGTCTCCGCCGACGGACTCCTTCTTGCGATGTCCGAGGGGTTCCCGCGTGACCGTGCCGACCAGTTGGCGGCCGTAGCTTCCGGGTTGACCTCGCTCACCGCGGGGGCGTCCCGGATCTTCGAGGGCGGTCATGTCAACCAGACCGTCGTGGAGATGGAGCGCGGCTTCCTCTTCATCATGTCCGTCTCGGACGGTTCCTCACTGGCCGTTCTCGCTCACCCCGAGGCCGATATCGGCCTGGTGGGTTACGAGATGGCCCTTCTGGTGGACCGCGCGGGCAGTGTTCTGACCCCGGATCTCCGCGCCGAACTGCAGGGCAGTCTTCTCAACTAG
- a CDS encoding DUF742 domain-containing protein — MATPPGGHPYYGEQRVPGEFDQNRFDFPSTPGRHGRQPYQQPEPPSPYDQPPRIQPVQPHWTPHQQPDPAPAQDRNPLVRPYAMTGGRTRPRYQLAIEALVSTTAEPSQLQGQLPEHQRICRLCVEIKSVAEISALLTIPLGVARILVADLAEAGLVAIHQPGGDDAVGGQPDVTLLERVLSGLRKL; from the coding sequence GTGGCAACACCCCCAGGCGGTCACCCTTACTACGGTGAGCAGCGGGTTCCGGGCGAGTTCGACCAGAACCGTTTCGACTTTCCCTCCACGCCGGGCAGACACGGCAGGCAGCCGTACCAGCAGCCGGAGCCCCCGTCGCCGTACGACCAGCCGCCGCGCATCCAGCCGGTGCAGCCGCACTGGACACCGCACCAGCAGCCCGACCCGGCTCCGGCTCAGGACCGCAATCCCCTGGTGCGCCCGTACGCCATGACCGGCGGCCGGACCCGGCCGCGTTACCAGCTCGCCATCGAGGCACTGGTCAGCACCACGGCAGAACCGTCGCAGCTGCAAGGGCAGTTGCCCGAGCACCAGCGGATCTGCCGGCTCTGTGTCGAGATCAAGTCTGTTGCCGAGATCTCGGCACTTCTTACGATTCCTCTCGGCGTCGCCCGGATCCTCGTCGCCGATCTGGCGGAGGCCGGGCTTGTCGCCATCCATCAGCCCGGCGGCGACGATGCCGTCGGCGGCCAGCCAGACGTGACACTGCTCGAAAGGGTGCTCAGTGGACTTCGCAAGCTCTAG
- a CDS encoding nitrate- and nitrite sensing domain-containing protein: MQGRFKRDGTGSPQARQGRGEAEAEQEPRGGSDRDSSAQHAQAPRGHSQTPAGGGESKAPSSAPAAPKSKGQTGPGSRMALRNWRISTRLVSLLALPVVAATTLGGLRINDSLDNMQQLDHMQLLTQMTKQATELAAALQEERDRSAGPLSHGAKATDFNVEEPRKRTDLADQAFLKGTSDFDSANRDSSIESIRGSLRGIATKLTRLKAIRADAYQGSATTSQTVTEYSELIDSLLSLSQDMAQATANPEMIKRTRALAAFSSAKEYASIQRAVIAASLPTSNKGHGHLEESDRLFAKSAMQSEEDELKSFKLVYAGNAAALTAPLDTGNPEITAANLYAKHVLENKGGLESQTPRSYKDWYDSDSNRITAMNTIEATLLGEMEQKARELRNDAEREAIVNAALIVLVLGVSLVGAFVVARSMIRSLRRLQDTATKVASERLPELVKQLSETDPQDVDTSVESVGVHSRDEIGKVATAFDDVHREAVRLASEQAMLRGNVNAMFTNLSRRSQGLIQRQLSLISELESREADPDQLSSLFKLDHLATRMRRNGENLLVLAGEEPGRRWTRPVPLVDVLRAAASEVEQYERIELAAVPATEVAGRVVNDLVHLLAELLENATSFSSPQTKVRVTGHALPDGRVLVEIHDTGIGLSPEDLAAINERLASPPTVDVSVSRRMGLFVVGRLSLRHGIRIQLRPSDSGGTTALVMLPVDVAQGGKKAPAKPGMPGGQQPQQLGQSQQNQSQQGAGAPGRAGAGLGAGAGSGAGLGAGLGAGAPRGQVPGTGPRAALPARDGDRSIQPGGPQQQGQPQGGSAPAPAVNAFGAGAPMPRRAAQGGRGGQGETPGRGGNGPQRPQQPGEGMFQPPAGRQQQLPPTGGPRAELPGGNPGGPQSQPQARGPQSQQNPQQPQGPQPPQRPQTTSWGNELPQRAAQDMPRGHEEPDTGAFGSDPFGPGTNDSGTTGSGAQYRQPLRPRRQSGERAPADDRFGNDRFGNDRFGNDRPADDRLSAERQGPGSTAEFQRPDFNGPPPGSTGRFERADVFERPDVRGPQRRPQIPQVPQIPQAQQPNDRFQQDRPQDDLFQQDRPQDGRFQDERYPAESRQQDLPYQDPQQQSQDPASTAQFPRAELSDFGGFNSPRPPAPSEGRPGGAPQQRDRGEADFGAPRPPAPQSLPAQPQYDALPPAADPGDGRTPLYDTLETNWFHGAQSARTAQPQEPAAPQQPEPAAPAAPPRDPMAQTAPGSNWRASPNDELVRQAERAKKPAAGGVTTSGLPRRVPRANLVPGTAQQQAHQAGPQVSRAPDDVRGRLTNLRRGIQQGRQAGNGPSHQQEH; the protein is encoded by the coding sequence GTGCAGGGACGTTTCAAGAGGGATGGCACGGGCTCTCCCCAGGCCCGCCAGGGTCGAGGGGAAGCCGAGGCTGAACAGGAGCCTCGCGGCGGATCCGACCGCGACTCCTCGGCCCAGCACGCCCAGGCCCCCCGAGGACACAGCCAGACCCCGGCCGGCGGCGGTGAGTCCAAGGCCCCGTCCTCGGCTCCGGCCGCGCCGAAGTCCAAGGGCCAGACCGGCCCGGGCTCACGCATGGCTCTGCGCAACTGGCGCATCAGCACCAGGCTCGTTTCCCTGCTCGCACTGCCCGTGGTCGCCGCGACCACCCTGGGTGGGCTGCGGATCAACGACTCGCTGGACAACATGCAGCAGCTGGATCACATGCAGCTGCTCACCCAGATGACCAAGCAGGCGACCGAACTGGCCGCCGCGCTCCAGGAGGAGCGCGACAGGTCCGCGGGTCCGCTGTCGCACGGCGCGAAGGCCACCGACTTCAACGTCGAAGAGCCCCGCAAGCGCACCGACCTCGCCGACCAGGCCTTCCTCAAGGGCACATCGGACTTCGACAGCGCGAACCGCGACAGCTCGATCGAGTCGATCCGCGGCAGCCTCCGGGGCATCGCCACCAAGCTGACCCGTCTCAAGGCCATCCGCGCCGACGCGTACCAGGGCAGCGCCACCACCTCGCAGACGGTCACCGAGTACAGCGAGCTGATCGACTCGCTGCTCAGCCTCTCCCAGGACATGGCCCAGGCGACCGCCAACCCCGAGATGATCAAGCGGACCCGCGCCCTGGCGGCCTTCTCGTCCGCCAAGGAGTACGCGTCGATCCAGCGCGCGGTCATCGCGGCCTCACTGCCGACGAGCAACAAGGGCCACGGCCACCTGGAGGAGAGCGACCGGCTCTTCGCCAAGTCCGCCATGCAGAGCGAGGAGGACGAGCTCAAGTCCTTCAAGCTGGTCTACGCGGGCAACGCGGCGGCCCTGACCGCCCCGCTGGACACCGGTAACCCGGAGATCACCGCCGCCAACCTGTACGCGAAGCACGTCCTGGAGAACAAGGGCGGTCTGGAGAGCCAGACCCCGCGTTCGTACAAGGACTGGTACGACTCGGACAGCAACCGCATCACGGCCATGAACACCATCGAGGCCACGCTGCTCGGCGAGATGGAGCAGAAGGCCCGCGAGCTGCGCAACGACGCCGAGCGCGAGGCGATCGTCAACGCCGCGCTCATCGTGCTCGTGCTGGGTGTCTCGCTGGTCGGCGCCTTCGTCGTGGCCCGGTCCATGATCCGCTCGCTGCGTCGGCTCCAGGACACCGCTACGAAGGTCGCGAGTGAGCGCCTTCCCGAGCTGGTCAAGCAGCTCTCCGAGACCGACCCGCAGGACGTCGACACCTCCGTGGAGTCCGTCGGTGTGCACAGCCGGGACGAGATCGGAAAGGTCGCGACGGCCTTCGACGACGTGCACCGCGAGGCCGTCCGGCTCGCCTCCGAGCAGGCCATGCTGCGGGGCAACGTCAACGCGATGTTCACCAACCTCTCGCGCCGCAGCCAGGGCCTCATCCAGCGCCAGCTCTCGCTCATCTCCGAACTGGAGTCCCGCGAGGCCGACCCGGACCAGCTGTCCTCGCTCTTCAAGCTCGACCACCTCGCGACCCGTATGCGCCGGAACGGTGAGAACCTCCTCGTCCTCGCGGGCGAGGAGCCCGGCCGCCGGTGGACCCGCCCCGTGCCGCTGGTCGACGTGCTCCGCGCCGCCGCGTCCGAGGTGGAGCAGTACGAACGCATCGAGCTGGCGGCGGTGCCCGCGACCGAGGTCGCGGGACGCGTCGTCAACGACCTCGTCCACCTGCTCGCCGAGCTGCTGGAGAACGCCACGTCGTTCTCCTCGCCGCAGACCAAGGTCCGCGTGACCGGTCACGCACTGCCCGACGGACGCGTACTCGTCGAGATCCACGACACCGGCATCGGCCTCTCCCCCGAGGACCTCGCCGCGATCAACGAGCGGCTCGCGTCGCCGCCCACCGTGGATGTCTCCGTCTCCCGCCGCATGGGTCTGTTCGTGGTCGGCCGCCTTTCGCTGCGCCACGGCATCCGCATCCAGCTCCGCCCCTCCGACTCCGGTGGTACGACCGCGCTGGTCATGCTGCCCGTCGATGTCGCGCAGGGCGGCAAGAAGGCTCCGGCCAAGCCGGGTATGCCCGGTGGCCAGCAGCCGCAGCAGCTGGGCCAGTCGCAGCAGAACCAGTCGCAGCAGGGCGCGGGCGCCCCGGGCCGCGCCGGTGCCGGGCTCGGCGCTGGTGCGGGTTCTGGTGCCGGTCTCGGTGCCGGGCTCGGTGCCGGTGCACCGCGCGGTCAGGTCCCGGGTACGGGTCCGCGCGCCGCGCTGCCCGCCCGCGACGGCGACCGTTCGATCCAGCCCGGCGGCCCGCAGCAGCAGGGGCAGCCGCAGGGCGGCTCGGCACCCGCTCCGGCGGTGAACGCGTTCGGCGCGGGGGCGCCCATGCCGCGCAGGGCCGCCCAGGGCGGTCGTGGCGGTCAGGGCGAGACCCCGGGACGCGGCGGCAACGGCCCGCAGCGCCCGCAGCAGCCGGGTGAGGGCATGTTCCAGCCCCCGGCCGGCCGTCAGCAGCAGCTGCCGCCCACCGGTGGCCCGCGCGCGGAGCTGCCCGGCGGCAACCCCGGCGGCCCGCAGTCACAGCCGCAGGCCCGAGGCCCGCAGTCGCAGCAGAACCCGCAGCAGCCGCAGGGTCCGCAGCCGCCGCAGCGCCCGCAGACCACCAGCTGGGGCAATGAACTGCCGCAGCGGGCGGCTCAGGACATGCCGCGCGGCCACGAGGAGCCGGACACCGGCGCGTTCGGTTCCGACCCGTTCGGCCCCGGTACGAACGATTCCGGTACGACCGGCTCCGGCGCCCAGTACCGCCAGCCGTTGCGCCCGCGGCGCCAGTCGGGCGAACGCGCCCCGGCGGACGACCGGTTCGGCAACGACCGGTTCGGCAACGACCGGTTCGGCAACGACCGCCCCGCCGACGACCGGCTCTCCGCCGAGCGCCAGGGCCCCGGCTCCACCGCCGAGTTCCAGCGTCCGGACTTCAACGGTCCGCCCCCCGGGAGCACCGGACGGTTCGAGCGTGCCGACGTCTTCGAGCGCCCGGATGTCCGCGGCCCGCAGCGGCGCCCGCAGATACCCCAGGTGCCGCAGATACCGCAGGCCCAGCAGCCGAACGACCGGTTCCAGCAGGACCGCCCGCAGGACGACCTGTTCCAGCAGGACCGTCCCCAGGACGGCCGGTTCCAGGACGAGCGGTACCCGGCGGAGTCCCGGCAACAGGACCTCCCGTACCAGGACCCGCAGCAGCAGTCGCAGGATCCCGCGTCCACGGCGCAGTTCCCGCGGGCCGAACTGTCGGACTTCGGCGGCTTCAACTCCCCGCGTCCGCCCGCTCCTTCGGAGGGCCGCCCCGGCGGCGCCCCGCAGCAGCGTGACCGTGGCGAGGCCGACTTCGGTGCGCCGCGTCCGCCCGCGCCGCAGAGCCTGCCCGCGCAGCCGCAGTACGACGCGCTGCCGCCGGCCGCCGACCCGGGCGACGGACGTACCCCGCTCTACGACACCCTGGAGACCAACTGGTTCCACGGCGCGCAGTCCGCGAGGACCGCGCAGCCGCAGGAACCGGCCGCTCCCCAGCAGCCCGAGCCGGCCGCTCCCGCGGCACCGCCCCGCGACCCCATGGCCCAGACTGCCCCCGGCAGCAACTGGCGGGCATCGCCCAACGACGAACTCGTACGGCAGGCCGAGCGGGCGAAGAAGCCCGCTGCCGGTGGTGTCACCACATCCGGTCTGCCCCGACGCGTACCGCGTGCCAATCTGGTGCCCGGCACCGCACAGCAGCAGGCCCACCAGGCCGGTCCGCAGGTTTCGCGTGCGCCCGACGACGTACGCGGCCGGCTGACCAATCTCCGGCGCGGCATCCAACAGGGTCGCCAGGCCGGAAACGGCCCCTCTCACCAGCAGGAGCACTAG
- a CDS encoding roadblock/LC7 domain-containing protein has translation MSQAAQNLNWLITNFVDNTPGVSHTVVVSADGLLLAMSEGFPRDRADQLAAVASGLTSLTAGASRIFEGGEVAQTVVEMERGFLFLMSVSDGSSLAVLSHPDCDIGLVGYEMALLVDRAGSVLTPDLRAELQGSLLH, from the coding sequence ATGAGCCAGGCGGCGCAGAATCTGAACTGGTTGATCACGAACTTCGTGGACAACACCCCCGGGGTGTCCCACACAGTGGTGGTCTCCGCCGACGGACTTCTGCTGGCCATGTCCGAAGGCTTTCCGCGTGACCGTGCCGACCAGCTGGCCGCGGTGGCGTCCGGGCTGACCTCGCTCACGGCGGGCGCCTCCCGGATCTTCGAAGGCGGCGAAGTCGCCCAGACCGTGGTGGAGATGGAGCGCGGCTTCCTTTTCCTCATGTCGGTCTCGGACGGCTCCTCGCTCGCCGTGCTCTCCCACCCGGACTGCGACATCGGCCTGGTCGGGTACGAGATGGCCCTGCTCGTCGACCGTGCGGGCAGCGTCCTCACCCCGGACCTGCGCGCCGAACTCCAGGGGAGCCTGCTCCACTAG
- a CDS encoding sensor histidine kinase gives MRRSRKSSAAEQARGNFTPPPQSATSPAGRSGAAAGGGDTGASGSRLAPRNWRVPTKLNAILLIPVIVGLVMGGFQVKSSITTWNGARDAEQVALVVGAASAYSEALLEERDNSAEPLLSSQRDNFNVKRAYSRTDEAAKAFDTAVKKLPKTKELQRRLQLFRAEEPSLATLRKTAYTAAMDPVKTEEGYVKVQHSLMEFSNELGLGTGNINSYGRTVYAIQLAQAAESLQRSIGTHLLVRPSQDPATFQAQVVAFNSYNYLEQIALQEYVSGGTEEDAAALKSEMAAQAVSAKNYVSRDRAAAKSEKKRYVNPPVKGGSMFDGIASEIGKGRTPAALKAKGIDSESWAIAAGTRFDGYSTVEKNLVENAVGDAATISHNAKNDAITNGAVVLVALLIAFILAGMMARQMSRAMRRLRTAAFGVAEQRLPMLVDQLSRTEPGRVDTRVEPIPIHTQDEIGEVARAFDQVHREAVRLASEQAMLRGNVNAIFTNLSRRNQSLIEGQLTLITDLENNEAEPEQLESLFKLDHLATRMRRNGENLLVLAGEEPGRRWNQPVPLVDVLRAASSEVESYERIELTGVPETEIHGQSVTDLVHLLAELLENATTFSSPQTRVRVTATRLPDGRVMIEIHDKGIGLTAEDFADINHKLANPPTVDAAISQRMGLFVVGRLADRHGVRVQLRPSGEQAGTTSLVMLPDAITHGGGGEQLPADDFSVSSIIPEQQPREQQSFPQAAQRTAAELGFDDTRYGDSEPRRLDPVNRSLMREERRAALDGTHDGSGRPLFRDEAPQPEQQYGQGGQHAQHGNGYAQQAQQGNSSAQYGQEPQQAPYDQSGYAAPDGYRNGAYPDSGHPVSDGRQQPYDSAFEPQAHQDDWAGQATYQDGFRSAYQPEAESVQGAPAAAPERVGFDRPGPSPSTSHELTDAGLPRRGGQQAPKPDPGAHQPGQQNPGHPQAGQQNPEERNDGEESGESSRPDGWRSSNDERWQRADKLREPKAGGVTPSGLPRRVPKANLVEGKAEETPQGGPQVSRAPEDVRGRLSNLRRGVLRGRNEGSDTNGQATGNHHGGPDSTYNQER, from the coding sequence GTGAGGCGAAGCAGGAAGAGCTCCGCGGCGGAGCAGGCGCGGGGGAACTTCACACCGCCGCCGCAGTCGGCGACGTCTCCTGCCGGCCGGTCCGGAGCAGCGGCCGGGGGCGGTGACACCGGCGCGAGCGGCAGCCGGCTGGCGCCGCGCAACTGGCGTGTGCCCACCAAGCTCAACGCCATTCTGCTGATTCCCGTGATCGTGGGCCTCGTCATGGGCGGGTTCCAGGTCAAGAGCTCGATCACCACCTGGAACGGCGCGCGCGACGCCGAGCAGGTCGCTCTCGTCGTGGGGGCCGCTTCTGCGTACAGCGAGGCGCTGCTCGAAGAGCGTGACAACAGCGCGGAGCCGCTGCTGTCCAGCCAACGCGACAACTTCAACGTCAAGCGCGCCTACAGCCGCACCGACGAGGCCGCCAAGGCCTTCGACACCGCGGTGAAGAAGCTCCCGAAGACCAAGGAGCTCCAGCGCCGCCTCCAGCTCTTCCGCGCCGAGGAGCCCTCCCTCGCCACGCTGCGCAAGACCGCTTACACCGCGGCGATGGACCCGGTGAAGACCGAAGAGGGCTACGTCAAGGTCCAGCACTCGCTGATGGAGTTCTCCAATGAACTCGGCCTCGGCACCGGCAACATCAACAGCTACGGCCGCACGGTCTACGCGATCCAGCTGGCCCAGGCAGCAGAATCGCTTCAGCGTTCCATCGGTACGCATCTGCTGGTGCGCCCGAGCCAGGACCCCGCGACCTTCCAGGCCCAGGTCGTCGCCTTCAACTCGTACAACTATCTGGAGCAGATCGCCCTCCAGGAGTACGTGTCCGGCGGCACCGAGGAGGATGCCGCCGCGCTGAAGTCGGAGATGGCCGCTCAGGCCGTCAGTGCCAAGAACTACGTCTCCCGGGACAGGGCGGCGGCCAAGAGCGAGAAGAAGCGCTATGTGAACCCGCCGGTCAAGGGCGGGTCCATGTTCGACGGCATCGCGTCCGAGATCGGCAAGGGCCGGACTCCCGCGGCGCTGAAGGCGAAGGGCATCGACTCCGAGTCCTGGGCGATCGCGGCGGGGACCAGGTTCGACGGTTACAGCACGGTCGAGAAGAACCTGGTCGAGAACGCGGTCGGCGACGCGGCGACGATCTCGCACAACGCGAAGAACGACGCCATCACCAACGGCGCCGTCGTCCTGGTCGCCCTGCTGATCGCCTTCATCCTGGCCGGGATGATGGCGCGCCAGATGAGCAGGGCGATGCGGCGCCTGCGCACCGCCGCCTTCGGCGTGGCCGAGCAGCGGCTGCCGATGCTCGTCGACCAGCTCTCGCGTACGGAGCCGGGCCGGGTGGACACCCGGGTCGAGCCCATTCCGATCCACACCCAGGACGAGATCGGCGAGGTCGCCCGCGCCTTCGACCAGGTGCACCGCGAGGCGGTGAGGCTCGCGTCGGAGCAGGCCATGCTCCGGGGCAACGTCAACGCGATCTTCACCAACCTCTCGCGCCGCAATCAGTCGCTCATCGAGGGCCAGCTGACGCTGATCACCGACCTGGAGAACAACGAGGCCGAGCCCGAGCAGCTGGAGAGCCTCTTCAAGCTCGACCACCTCGCGACCCGGATGCGCCGCAACGGCGAGAACCTGCTCGTGCTGGCGGGCGAGGAGCCGGGGCGCCGCTGGAACCAGCCTGTCCCGCTGGTCGATGTGCTCAGGGCCGCCTCGTCCGAGGTCGAGTCGTACGAGCGCATCGAGCTGACCGGGGTCCCGGAGACCGAGATCCACGGGCAGTCCGTCACCGACCTGGTGCATCTGCTCGCCGAGCTGCTGGAGAACGCCACCACCTTCTCCTCGCCGCAGACCAGGGTGCGCGTCACGGCGACCCGGCTGCCGGACGGCCGGGTGATGATCGAGATCCACGACAAGGGCATCGGTCTCACCGCCGAGGACTTCGCGGACATCAACCACAAGCTGGCCAACCCGCCGACCGTGGACGCGGCGATCTCGCAGCGCATGGGGCTGTTCGTGGTCGGCCGCCTCGCCGACCGGCACGGTGTACGGGTGCAGCTGCGCCCCTCGGGCGAGCAGGCGGGCACCACGTCGCTGGTCATGCTCCCGGACGCCATCACGCACGGCGGTGGCGGCGAGCAGCTGCCCGCGGACGACTTCAGCGTCTCGTCGATCATTCCGGAGCAGCAGCCGCGGGAGCAGCAGTCGTTCCCGCAGGCCGCGCAGCGGACGGCCGCCGAACTCGGCTTCGACGACACCCGTTACGGCGACAGCGAACCGCGCCGCCTCGACCCGGTCAACCGCTCGCTGATGCGCGAGGAGCGCCGGGCGGCGCTGGACGGCACGCACGACGGGTCCGGCAGGCCGCTGTTCCGCGACGAGGCTCCGCAGCCGGAGCAGCAGTACGGGCAGGGCGGGCAGCACGCGCAGCACGGCAACGGTTACGCGCAGCAGGCGCAGCAGGGCAACTCCTCTGCGCAGTACGGCCAGGAGCCGCAGCAGGCGCCGTACGACCAGAGCGGTTACGCGGCTCCCGACGGCTACCGGAACGGGGCATACCCGGACTCCGGCCACCCGGTGTCCGACGGCCGGCAGCAGCCGTACGACAGCGCGTTCGAGCCGCAGGCCCATCAGGACGACTGGGCTGGTCAGGCCACGTACCAGGACGGTTTTCGGTCGGCTTACCAGCCGGAGGCGGAATCTGTACAGGGCGCTCCCGCAGCCGCTCCCGAACGCGTAGGCTTCGACCGTCCGGGACCGTCTCCGAGCACCTCCCACGAACTGACCGACGCCGGCCTTCCCCGCCGTGGCGGTCAGCAGGCCCCGAAGCCGGACCCCGGAGCACACCAGCCCGGTCAGCAGAACCCCGGTCACCCCCAGGCCGGTCAGCAGAATCCTGAGGAGCGGAACGACGGGGAAGAGAGCGGGGAGAGCAGCCGTCCGGACGGCTGGCGGTCGTCGAACGACGAGCGCTGGCAGCGGGCGGACAAGCTGCGCGAGCCGAAGGCGGGAGGGGTCACCCCCTCCGGTCTCCCCCGGCGGGTGCCCAAGGCCAACCTGGTCGAGGGCAAGGCTGAAGAGACCCCACAGGGCGGCCCCCAGGTCTCCCGCGCGCCCGAGGACGTCCGGGGCAGGTTGAGCAACCTGCGCCGCGGGGTCCTGCGGGGGCGCAACGAAGGTAGTGACACGAACGGTCAGGCCACCGGGAATCACCACGGCGGTCCTGACAGCACCTACAACCAGGAGCGTTAG
- a CDS encoding acyl-CoA carboxylase subunit epsilon yields MSTPTAAASLLRVEKGHADPEELAAITAILLARAGNRPEAPAHTPRSTAGWRRLERTPGFRAPHSWQG; encoded by the coding sequence TTGAGTACTCCCACCGCCGCCGCATCGCTGCTCCGCGTCGAGAAGGGCCACGCGGACCCGGAGGAGCTGGCCGCGATCACCGCGATCCTGCTGGCCCGCGCAGGCAACCGGCCCGAGGCCCCGGCGCACACGCCCCGCAGCACGGCCGGCTGGCGCCGCCTGGAGCGCACCCCGGGCTTCCGGGCCCCGCACTCCTGGCAGGGCTGA
- a CDS encoding GTP-binding protein → MDFASSSGGAARSTTSAKIVVAGGFGVGKTTFVGAVSEINPLRTEAVMTSASAGIDDLTHTGDKTTTTVAMDFGRITLDQDLILYLFGTPGQDRFWFMWDDLVRGAIGAVVLVDTRRLADCFPAVDYFENSGLPFVIALNGFDGHQPYTPDEVREALQIGPDTPILTTDARHRADAKSALITLVEHALMARLR, encoded by the coding sequence GTGGACTTCGCAAGCTCTAGCGGCGGTGCAGCCCGCTCCACTACCTCCGCGAAGATCGTGGTGGCAGGGGGCTTCGGCGTGGGCAAGACCACGTTCGTCGGCGCCGTCTCGGAGATCAACCCGCTGCGTACCGAGGCAGTCATGACGTCCGCGTCCGCGGGCATCGACGACCTCACACACACCGGGGACAAGACCACCACCACGGTGGCCATGGACTTCGGACGCATCACCCTCGACCAGGACCTGATCCTCTACCTGTTCGGCACACCGGGACAGGACCGCTTCTGGTTCATGTGGGACGACCTCGTACGCGGCGCCATCGGCGCCGTCGTACTCGTCGACACCCGCCGCCTCGCCGACTGCTTCCCCGCGGTGGACTACTTCGAGAACTCGGGACTCCCCTTCGTCATCGCCCTCAACGGCTTCGACGGACACCAGCCCTACACCCCCGACGAAGTACGCGAAGCCCTCCAGATCGGCCCCGACACCCCCATCCTCACCACCGACGCACGACACCGCGCAGATGCAAAGAGCGCGCTGATCACACTCGTCGAGCACGCACTGATGGCACGCCTGCGTTAG
- a CDS encoding GTP-binding protein yields MDFASSSGGAARSTTSAKIVVAGGFGVGKTTFVGAVSEINPLRTEAVMTSASAGIDDLTHTGDKTTTTVAMDFGRITLDQDLILYLFGTPGQDRFWFMWDDLVRGAIGAVVLVDTRRLSDCFPAVDYFENSGLPFVIALNGFDGHQPYTPDEVREALQIGPDTPILTTDARHRADAKSGLITLVEHALMARLK; encoded by the coding sequence GTGGACTTCGCAAGCTCTAGCGGCGGGGCGGCCAGATCGACCACCTCGGCGAAGATCGTGGTGGCGGGGGGCTTCGGCGTGGGCAAGACCACGTTCGTCGGCGCCGTCTCGGAGATCAACCCGCTGCGTACCGAGGCAGTCATGACGTCCGCGTCCGCGGGCATCGACGACCTCACACACACCGGGGACAAGACCACCACCACGGTGGCCATGGACTTCGGACGCATCACCCTCGACCAGGACCTGATCCTCTACCTGTTCGGCACACCGGGACAGGACCGCTTCTGGTTCATGTGGGACGACCTCGTACGCGGCGCCATCGGCGCCGTCGTACTCGTCGACACCCGCCGCCTTTCGGACTGCTTCCCCGCGGTGGACTACTTCGAGAACTCGGGACTCCCCTTCGTCATCGCCCTCAACGGCTTCGACGGACACCAGCCCTACACCCCCGACGAAGTACGCGAAGCCCTCCAGATCGGCCCCGACACCCCCATCCTCACCACCGACGCACGACACCGCGCAGATGCAAAGAGCGGACTCATCACACTCGTCGAGCACGCATTGATGGCACGCCTCAAGTAG